GCTCGATGCGTTCCAGGGTCCGGGTCACTGGATGCAGGCCACCGGAAGTCTGGCCACGGCCAGGCAGGGTCACGTCGATGGACTCGGCCGCGAGCTTTGCAGCCAGACCGGCCTCCTCGAACAGCGCCTTGCGCGCATTGAGGACCTCTGTGACACGTTCCTTGGCGACGTTGATCAGCGCACCGACCTGCGGACGCTCTTCGGCCGGCAGGTTCCCCAGGGTCTTCATCACCTGAGTCAACTCGCCTTTCTTGCCGAGGTAGTGAACCCGGATTTGCTCCAGGGCATTGATATCTTCAGCGCTTTGCACAGCCTCTAGTGCTTGAGCGACCAGCGCGTCCAGGTTTTCCATGTACAGACTCCAGATACAAAATAGGGGAAGAGCTTTAAGGCTCTTCCCCTATTTAAGACGTTTGACACCTGGGCCCGCAGATGCGGACCCCGGTGACTGCCGGGGGTACTTAAGCCAAGGTGGCTTTAGCTTTCTCGACAATCGCAGCAAACGCCGCTTTTTCGTTCACTGCCAGATCAGCCAGAACCTTACGGTCGATCTCGATGGACGCTTTTTTCAGGCCAGCGATGAAACGGCTGTAGGACAGACCGTTAACACGAGCACCAGCATTGATACGAGCGATCCACAGAGCGCGGAACTGACGTTTTTTCTGACGACGGTCACGGTAGGCGTATTGGCCTGCCTTGATTACCGCTTGCTTGGCAACACGGAATACGCGGGAACGCGCGCCGTAGTAGCCTTTAGCAAGTTTCAGAATTTTTTTGTGACGCTTACGGGCAATGACGCCACGCTTTACACGAGCCATGAGTTACTTCCTCTATTCTTGATCCAAAAATTAACGAAGGCGCAGCATGCGCTCGACTTTTGCCACGTCAGACGGATGCAGCAAGCTGCTACCGCGCAGTTGACGCTTACGCTTGGTCGACATTTTGGTCAGGATGTGGCTCTTGAAAGCGTGCTTGTGCTTGATACCGTTAGCAGTTTTCAGAAACCGCTTAGCAGCACCACTTTTGGTTTTCATCTTTGGCATGTTCGGATACTCCGCATTCAGTTGATAAACATAATCGCAAGGCCTGCCGTGCCCTGTTGATTACTTCTTCTTTTTCGGGGCGATGACCATGATCAGCTGGCGTCCTTCCATCTTAGGATGCTGTTCGACCGAACCGTACTCGAGCAGGTCTTGTTCAACCCGCTTGAGGAGTTCCATCCCCAGCTCCTGGTGGGCCATCTCACGGCCGCGGAATCGCAAGGATACCTTGGCCCTGTCCCCGTCACTCAGGAAACGTACCAGGTTGCGCAGTTTTACCTGGTAATCCCCTTCCTCCGTCCCTGGACGAAACTTGATTTCTTTTACCTGAATCTGCTTCTGGTTTTTCTTCGCCGCGGCAATCTGCTTCTTCTTCTCGAAGATCGACTTGCCGTAGTCCATCACCCGGCAAACGGGCGGGAC
This genomic interval from Pseudomonas alvandae contains the following:
- the rplT gene encoding 50S ribosomal protein L20, whose protein sequence is MARVKRGVIARKRHKKILKLAKGYYGARSRVFRVAKQAVIKAGQYAYRDRRQKKRQFRALWIARINAGARVNGLSYSRFIAGLKKASIEIDRKVLADLAVNEKAAFAAIVEKAKATLA
- the rpmI gene encoding 50S ribosomal protein L35; the protein is MPKMKTKSGAAKRFLKTANGIKHKHAFKSHILTKMSTKRKRQLRGSSLLHPSDVAKVERMLRLR
- the infC gene encoding translation initiation factor IF-3; protein product: MIIKREMRQDKRAAPKAPINENISAREVRLIGADGEQIGIVSIDEALRIAEEAKLDLVEISADAVPPVCRVMDYGKSIFEKKKQIAAAKKNQKQIQVKEIKFRPGTEEGDYQVKLRNLVRFLSDGDRAKVSLRFRGREMAHQELGMELLKRVEQDLLEYGSVEQHPKMEGRQLIMVIAPKKKK